A genomic segment from Perca flavescens isolate YP-PL-M2 chromosome 13, PFLA_1.0, whole genome shotgun sequence encodes:
- the lig3 gene encoding DNA ligase 3 isoform X1, whose amino-acid sequence MAVEEGTGKLMLEREKMISPSCFQASKSTVGCSLPTNWMQRPLFLLAHNTVCVGLQHLGTLVSYQQLSKVCRAFSVSSCFNHLPPTVHAVQFSHQIHHFSLVSKLFHNDPPQLSLHQYFSNQPDMAEQRFIVEYAKRGTAGCKKCKDKIQKGIVRIGKIVPNPFSESAGEMKEWYHAKCIFEKLERARATTKKIEDITDLEGWEELQDEDRELINKHVSDLMARVGASPKKKVQAKMNTSGQLMSPPADPSVNAPRKFSGFTAAKAGSSSSPGPSSSPSNISQVSALSTQLCDRQHKDCLFREFRKLCAMVAEHNSYNVKTQIIEKFLKKGSGGDKFHGDLYLTVKLLLPGVVKSVYNLNDKQIVKLFSRIFKCNQDDMVRDLEQGDVSETVRMFFEESKSFPAATKSLLTIQEVDASLTRLAQLTKEDEQQTELEEIAKKCTGNDLKCIIRLIKHDLKMNSGAKHVLDAVDPNAYDAFKASRNLGDVIERVLRNQMEASNGSGPRKLLTVEASLMTPVQPMLAEACKSVEYAMKKCPNGMYSEIKYDGERVQVHKNGDHFSYFSRSLKPVLPHKVAHFKNYIPQAFPGGHSMILDAEVLLIDTKTSKPLPFGTLGVHKKAAFQDANVCLFVFDCIYFNGVSLMERPLCERRKFLHDNMVEVTNRILFSEMKHVTRAGDLAEMITRVIREGLEGLVLKDLKGSYEPGKRHWLKVKKDYLNEGAMADTADLVVLGAFYGKGSNGGIMSSFLMGCYDPHSKKWCTVTKCSGGYDDATLARLQKELDVIKISKDPSKIPGWLKIIKNYYPDFIIRDPQQAPIWEITGAEFSKSEMHTADGISIRFPRMTRIRDDKDWKTATNLHQLKELYRISKENCDFKVTAGPSTSNDDKGSSGGDSGRSSPSSSSHGSAPLKKTNSTPKPKVVKSQPRTPGSEASSAKKVKKSESVQSNGQSKTTQLLEPRNDKTLLDIFSGVKLFLPVSVQDFDKLRRYFVAYDGDLVQDYDAASATHTLAEPEDDSKAQRVSPSWIWECIRKRRVVPPC is encoded by the exons GTTGTAGCCTGCCCACTAACTGGATGCAAAGACCGCTTTTTTTATTAGCTCACAACACTGTCTGTGTTGGCCTACAGCATCTTGGAACACTTGTCAGTTATCAGCAACTTTCGAAAGTGTGTAGAGccttttctgtctcttcatgCTTTAATCATCTACCCCCAACTGTTCATGCTGTACAGTTTTCCCATCAAATCCATCATTTCTCCTTGGTATCTAAACTCTTCCATAACGATCCTCCCCAGCTTTCCCTACATCAGTATTTCTCCAACCAGCCAGATATGGCAGAACAGAGGTTCATTGTTGAATACGCCAAACGCGGTACTGCAGGATGTAAGAAATGCAAGGACAAAATCCAAAAGGGCATAGTGCGCATAGGGAAGATTGTGCCAAACCCTTTCAGCGAGTCTGCAGGGGAGATGAAAGAGTGGTATCATGCAAAGTGcatatttgagaagctggaaaggGCGAGAGCCACTACGAAGAAGATTGAGGACATCACAGATCTGGAGGGCTGGGAAGAGCTGCAGGACGAAGACAGGGAgctcattaataaacatgtTTCAG ACCTGATGGCCAGAGTCGGTGCAAGTCCAAAGAAGAAGGTGCAGGCCAAGATGAACACCTCTGGCCAGCTAATGTCTCCTCCTGCTGACCCATCTGTCAACGCTCCGCGCAAGTTCTCAGGCTTTACTG CTGCGAAAGCTGGCAGCTCCAGCAGCCCAGGACCATCCTCTTCCCCTTCCAATATCAGCCAAGTCAGCGCCCTGTCCACCCAGCTATGTGACCGCCAGCACAAGGACTGCCTCTTTAGAGAGTTTCGCAAGCTCTGTGCCATGGTGGCAGAACACAACAGCTACAATGTCAAGACACAGATTATTGAAAAGTTCCTCAAGAAGGGCTCAGGTGGAG ATAAGTTCCATGGAGATCTTTATCTGACGGTGAAGCTGCTCCTGCCAGGTGTGGTAAAAAGTGTCTACAACCTAAATGACAAGCAGATCGTAAAACTCTTCAGCCGCATATTCAAGTGCAACCAGGATGACATGGTGCGCGATCTCGAGCAG ggcgATGTGTCTGAGACAGTGAGGATGTTCTTCGAGGAGAGTAAATCATTTCCCGCGGCTACCAAGAGCCTCCTGACCATTCAGGAAGTGGACGCCTCACTGACCCGCCTTGCCCAACTGACCAAGGAGGATGAGCAGCAGACTGAGCTGGAGGAAATTGCCAAAAA ATGTACCGGTAATGACCTAAAATGCATAATTCGTCTTATTAAACATGACTTGAAGATGAACTCCGGAGCAAAACATGT CTTAGATGCAGTGGATCCAAATGCTTACGATGCCTTCAAGGCCTCGCGTAATCTGGGTGATGTGATTGAACGGGTGTTGAGGAATCAGATGGAGGCGTCTAATGGCTCAGGACCCAGGAAACTCCTCACTGTGGAGGCCTCGCTCATGACCCCCGTTCAGCCCATGTTG GCGGAGGCATGTAAATCCGTCGAGTACGCCATGAAGAAATGCCCCAACGGGATGTACTCTGAGATCAAGTATGATGGGGAACGTGTGCAAGTCCATAAGAACGGAGACCACTTCAGCTACTTCAGCCGCAGCCTCAAGCCAGTGTTACCACACAAA GTGGCCCATTTCAAGAACTACATCCCTCAGGCTTTCCCCGGAGGCCACAGTATGATATTGGATGCTGAAGTCCTTCTAATTGACACAAAGACAAGTAAACCCCTGCCCTTTGGGACTTTGGGTGTACACAAG AAAGCAGCGTTTCAAGATGCCAACGTgtgcctttttgtttttgactgCATCTACTTCAACGGTGTGAGTCTCATGGAGAG GCCTCTGTGTGAACGCAGAAAGTTCCTGCATGACAACATGGTTGAAGTCACCAACAGGATCCTGTTCTCAGAGATGAAGCACGTCACT AGGGCAGGAGATCTGGCTGAAATGATAACTCGTGTCATCAGAGAGGGACTTGAAGGCCTGGTGCTAAAAGACTTGAAg GGCTCCTATGAACCAGGAAAGCGCCATTGGCTGAAGGTGAAGAAGGACTATTTGAACGAAGGGGCGATGGCAGACACAGCTGACCTAGTGGTGCTGGGGGCCTTCTATGGAAAAGGCTCAAATG GGGGCATCATGTCCAGTTTTCTAATGGGCTGTTATGACCCACACTCCAAGAAATGGTGCACAGTCACCAAGTGCTCCGGAGGCTATGATGACGCCACCTTGGCCCGGCTCCAGAAAGAGCTGGATGTGATCAAAATCAGCAAG GACCCGAGCAAAATCCCAGGTTGGCTGAAAATCATCAAGAACTATTATCCGGACTTCATTATTCGTGATCCTCAG CAAGCACCTATCTGGGAGATCACAGGCGCAGAGTTTTCCAAATCAGAAATGCACACCGCTGATGGCATCTCTATCCGCTTTCCCCGCATGACACGCATTCGTGACGACAAGGACTGGAAGACTGCTACCAACTTGCACCAGCTTAAA GAGCTCTACCGCATATCAAAGGAGAACTGTGACTTTAAAGTGACAGCTGGACCATCTACATCCAACGATGACAAGGGCTCCTCAGGAGGGGACAGCGGACGAAGCTCCCCGTCGTCTTCGTCCCACGGAAGTGCTCCACTCAAGAAGACCA ACAGCACACCCAAACCAAAGGTGGTGAAGTCCCAGCCTCGCACTCCTGGCTCAGAAGCATCCAGTGCCAAGAAG GTGAAGAAGAGTGAAAGTGTTCAAAGCAATGGACAAAGCAAAACAACTCAACTACTGGAGCCAAGGAATGACAAG ACGCTGCTGGACATCTTCAGTGGGGTGAAGCTTTTCCTGCCCGTTTCAGTGCAGGACTTCGACAAACTGAGGAGGTACTTTGTGGCGTATGACGGAGACCTCGTACAGGACTACGACGCCGCCTCAGCCACGCATACGCTGGCTGAACCTGAAGACGACAGCAAGGCCCAGAGAGTATCACCAAGCTGGATCTGGGAATGTATCCGCAAGAGGCGTGTCGTACCTCCCtgttaa
- the lig3 gene encoding DNA ligase 3 isoform X2: protein MQRPLFLLAHNTVCVGLQHLGTLVSYQQLSKVCRAFSVSSCFNHLPPTVHAVQFSHQIHHFSLVSKLFHNDPPQLSLHQYFSNQPDMAEQRFIVEYAKRGTAGCKKCKDKIQKGIVRIGKIVPNPFSESAGEMKEWYHAKCIFEKLERARATTKKIEDITDLEGWEELQDEDRELINKHVSDLMARVGASPKKKVQAKMNTSGQLMSPPADPSVNAPRKFSGFTAAKAGSSSSPGPSSSPSNISQVSALSTQLCDRQHKDCLFREFRKLCAMVAEHNSYNVKTQIIEKFLKKGSGGDKFHGDLYLTVKLLLPGVVKSVYNLNDKQIVKLFSRIFKCNQDDMVRDLEQGDVSETVRMFFEESKSFPAATKSLLTIQEVDASLTRLAQLTKEDEQQTELEEIAKKCTGNDLKCIIRLIKHDLKMNSGAKHVLDAVDPNAYDAFKASRNLGDVIERVLRNQMEASNGSGPRKLLTVEASLMTPVQPMLAEACKSVEYAMKKCPNGMYSEIKYDGERVQVHKNGDHFSYFSRSLKPVLPHKVAHFKNYIPQAFPGGHSMILDAEVLLIDTKTSKPLPFGTLGVHKKAAFQDANVCLFVFDCIYFNGVSLMERPLCERRKFLHDNMVEVTNRILFSEMKHVTRAGDLAEMITRVIREGLEGLVLKDLKGSYEPGKRHWLKVKKDYLNEGAMADTADLVVLGAFYGKGSNGGIMSSFLMGCYDPHSKKWCTVTKCSGGYDDATLARLQKELDVIKISKDPSKIPGWLKIIKNYYPDFIIRDPQQAPIWEITGAEFSKSEMHTADGISIRFPRMTRIRDDKDWKTATNLHQLKELYRISKENCDFKVTAGPSTSNDDKGSSGGDSGRSSPSSSSHGSAPLKKTNSTPKPKVVKSQPRTPGSEASSAKKVKKSESVQSNGQSKTTQLLEPRNDKTLLDIFSGVKLFLPVSVQDFDKLRRYFVAYDGDLVQDYDAASATHTLAEPEDDSKAQRVSPSWIWECIRKRRVVPPC, encoded by the exons ATGCAAAGACCGCTTTTTTTATTAGCTCACAACACTGTCTGTGTTGGCCTACAGCATCTTGGAACACTTGTCAGTTATCAGCAACTTTCGAAAGTGTGTAGAGccttttctgtctcttcatgCTTTAATCATCTACCCCCAACTGTTCATGCTGTACAGTTTTCCCATCAAATCCATCATTTCTCCTTGGTATCTAAACTCTTCCATAACGATCCTCCCCAGCTTTCCCTACATCAGTATTTCTCCAACCAGCCAGATATGGCAGAACAGAGGTTCATTGTTGAATACGCCAAACGCGGTACTGCAGGATGTAAGAAATGCAAGGACAAAATCCAAAAGGGCATAGTGCGCATAGGGAAGATTGTGCCAAACCCTTTCAGCGAGTCTGCAGGGGAGATGAAAGAGTGGTATCATGCAAAGTGcatatttgagaagctggaaaggGCGAGAGCCACTACGAAGAAGATTGAGGACATCACAGATCTGGAGGGCTGGGAAGAGCTGCAGGACGAAGACAGGGAgctcattaataaacatgtTTCAG ACCTGATGGCCAGAGTCGGTGCAAGTCCAAAGAAGAAGGTGCAGGCCAAGATGAACACCTCTGGCCAGCTAATGTCTCCTCCTGCTGACCCATCTGTCAACGCTCCGCGCAAGTTCTCAGGCTTTACTG CTGCGAAAGCTGGCAGCTCCAGCAGCCCAGGACCATCCTCTTCCCCTTCCAATATCAGCCAAGTCAGCGCCCTGTCCACCCAGCTATGTGACCGCCAGCACAAGGACTGCCTCTTTAGAGAGTTTCGCAAGCTCTGTGCCATGGTGGCAGAACACAACAGCTACAATGTCAAGACACAGATTATTGAAAAGTTCCTCAAGAAGGGCTCAGGTGGAG ATAAGTTCCATGGAGATCTTTATCTGACGGTGAAGCTGCTCCTGCCAGGTGTGGTAAAAAGTGTCTACAACCTAAATGACAAGCAGATCGTAAAACTCTTCAGCCGCATATTCAAGTGCAACCAGGATGACATGGTGCGCGATCTCGAGCAG ggcgATGTGTCTGAGACAGTGAGGATGTTCTTCGAGGAGAGTAAATCATTTCCCGCGGCTACCAAGAGCCTCCTGACCATTCAGGAAGTGGACGCCTCACTGACCCGCCTTGCCCAACTGACCAAGGAGGATGAGCAGCAGACTGAGCTGGAGGAAATTGCCAAAAA ATGTACCGGTAATGACCTAAAATGCATAATTCGTCTTATTAAACATGACTTGAAGATGAACTCCGGAGCAAAACATGT CTTAGATGCAGTGGATCCAAATGCTTACGATGCCTTCAAGGCCTCGCGTAATCTGGGTGATGTGATTGAACGGGTGTTGAGGAATCAGATGGAGGCGTCTAATGGCTCAGGACCCAGGAAACTCCTCACTGTGGAGGCCTCGCTCATGACCCCCGTTCAGCCCATGTTG GCGGAGGCATGTAAATCCGTCGAGTACGCCATGAAGAAATGCCCCAACGGGATGTACTCTGAGATCAAGTATGATGGGGAACGTGTGCAAGTCCATAAGAACGGAGACCACTTCAGCTACTTCAGCCGCAGCCTCAAGCCAGTGTTACCACACAAA GTGGCCCATTTCAAGAACTACATCCCTCAGGCTTTCCCCGGAGGCCACAGTATGATATTGGATGCTGAAGTCCTTCTAATTGACACAAAGACAAGTAAACCCCTGCCCTTTGGGACTTTGGGTGTACACAAG AAAGCAGCGTTTCAAGATGCCAACGTgtgcctttttgtttttgactgCATCTACTTCAACGGTGTGAGTCTCATGGAGAG GCCTCTGTGTGAACGCAGAAAGTTCCTGCATGACAACATGGTTGAAGTCACCAACAGGATCCTGTTCTCAGAGATGAAGCACGTCACT AGGGCAGGAGATCTGGCTGAAATGATAACTCGTGTCATCAGAGAGGGACTTGAAGGCCTGGTGCTAAAAGACTTGAAg GGCTCCTATGAACCAGGAAAGCGCCATTGGCTGAAGGTGAAGAAGGACTATTTGAACGAAGGGGCGATGGCAGACACAGCTGACCTAGTGGTGCTGGGGGCCTTCTATGGAAAAGGCTCAAATG GGGGCATCATGTCCAGTTTTCTAATGGGCTGTTATGACCCACACTCCAAGAAATGGTGCACAGTCACCAAGTGCTCCGGAGGCTATGATGACGCCACCTTGGCCCGGCTCCAGAAAGAGCTGGATGTGATCAAAATCAGCAAG GACCCGAGCAAAATCCCAGGTTGGCTGAAAATCATCAAGAACTATTATCCGGACTTCATTATTCGTGATCCTCAG CAAGCACCTATCTGGGAGATCACAGGCGCAGAGTTTTCCAAATCAGAAATGCACACCGCTGATGGCATCTCTATCCGCTTTCCCCGCATGACACGCATTCGTGACGACAAGGACTGGAAGACTGCTACCAACTTGCACCAGCTTAAA GAGCTCTACCGCATATCAAAGGAGAACTGTGACTTTAAAGTGACAGCTGGACCATCTACATCCAACGATGACAAGGGCTCCTCAGGAGGGGACAGCGGACGAAGCTCCCCGTCGTCTTCGTCCCACGGAAGTGCTCCACTCAAGAAGACCA ACAGCACACCCAAACCAAAGGTGGTGAAGTCCCAGCCTCGCACTCCTGGCTCAGAAGCATCCAGTGCCAAGAAG GTGAAGAAGAGTGAAAGTGTTCAAAGCAATGGACAAAGCAAAACAACTCAACTACTGGAGCCAAGGAATGACAAG ACGCTGCTGGACATCTTCAGTGGGGTGAAGCTTTTCCTGCCCGTTTCAGTGCAGGACTTCGACAAACTGAGGAGGTACTTTGTGGCGTATGACGGAGACCTCGTACAGGACTACGACGCCGCCTCAGCCACGCATACGCTGGCTGAACCTGAAGACGACAGCAAGGCCCAGAGAGTATCACCAAGCTGGATCTGGGAATGTATCCGCAAGAGGCGTGTCGTACCTCCCtgttaa